A window from Pelodiscus sinensis isolate JC-2024 chromosome 31, ASM4963464v1, whole genome shotgun sequence encodes these proteins:
- the LOC142821544 gene encoding uncharacterized protein LOC142821544, with the protein MELFLSRCEMGQFQLPEDISPELEEQVRGFSQKTIALSETLREFKDTLPSALERARGKCVGVFRQGFPVSETDVISWVEREEELRVPDPQSCEEGEIISNTQTGDGTLTENHEKSLQQEGLEQVSPCGLLLRRSEEYVFQIREQGESCESQHSPEKQQGNYLGEGQANSSSRSTGEKRNTETIQQEIPHQQSPCMCSDCEILPEHRSVHTGEKPFKCSDSGKSFSEHSHFTNHQKIHTRDAPHNCSDCGKNFSTNSQFVIHRMAHTGEKPFNCSACGKSFSQKSNLVTHRRTHTGEKPFNCSDCGKNFSSSSYLVTHRRSHTGEKPFNCSDCEKSFTQISHLVSHRMSHTGEKPFYCSDCGKSFTRGSHLVTHRRIHTGEKPFYCSDCGKSFTRGSYLVTHRRIHTGEKPFNCSDCGKSFSHRTSLLNHKRTHTGKKLLSCSDCGKSFSQCSCITSHQNTYTRVAL; encoded by the exons atggaattgtttctgtccaggtgtgagatggGGCAATTCCAGCTGCCAGAAGATATTTCCCCTGAACtagaagaacaagtcagaggtttctcccagaaaacgattgctctgtcggagactctgagggagttcaaag acactctgccctctgcactggagagagcaagaggaaaatgcGTTGGAgttttcagacaag gatttccagtctccgaaactgatgtgatctcctgggtggagagagaggaggagttgCGAGTCCCAGATCCTcagagctgtgaggaaggggagatcatcagcaacacccagacag GTGATGGGACACTGACTGAGAACCATGAaaagagtcttcagcaggaaggactggagcaagtgtctccatgtgGACTATTATTGAGACGATCTGAAGAATATGTTTTCCAGATacgtgagcaaggagagagctgtgagagtcagcatagcccagaaaagcagcagggaaacTATTTAGGAGAGGGACAGGCTAACTCCAGTagcaggagcacaggggagaaaagaaacacagaaactattcaacaggaaatcccccatcaacagtcaccctgcatGTGTAGTGACTGTGAAATTCTTCCCGAACATCGAAGTGTCCATacgggagagaagcccttcaagtgctctgactctgggaaaagcttcagtgagcactcacactttacaaaccatcagaaaatacatacaagagacgcgccccataactgctctgactgtgggaaaaatttCAGTACAAACTCACAATTTGTTATCCATAGGAtggctcacacaggagagaagcctttcaattgctctgcatgtggaaaaagcttcagtcagaagtcaaaccttgttacccataggaggacccacacaggagagaaacccttcaattgctctgactgcgggaaaaacttcagtagtagctcataccttgttacccataggaggagccacacaggggagaaacctttcaattgctctgactgcgagaaAAGCTTCACTCAGATTTCACACCTTGTTAGTCATAGGatgagccacacaggagagaaacccttctattgctctgactgtgggaaaagcttcactagaggctcacaccttgttacccataggaggatccacacaggagagaaacccttctattgctctgactgtgggaaaagcttcactagaggctcataccttgttacccataggaggatccacacaggagagaaacctttcaattgctctgactgcggaaaaagcttcagtcaccgcacaagccttttaaaccataagaggacccacacaggaaagaaacttttaagttgctctgactgcgggaaaagcttcagtcagtgctCGTGCATTACTAGTCATCAGAATACATACACGAGAGTCGCCTTATAA